A genomic segment from Epinephelus fuscoguttatus linkage group LG17, E.fuscoguttatus.final_Chr_v1 encodes:
- the LOC125904549 gene encoding sodium-dependent neutral amino acid transporter B(0)AT3-like, producing the protein MGKTKNSEVEERPKWDNKVQYLLTCIGFAVGLGNIWRFPYLCQVYGGGAFLIPYLIALVFEGLPLLYLELAIGQRLRKGSIGVWKAISPVLGGVGIASMIVSFLVALFYNTILAWVLWYFFHSFQNPLPWSRCPLNDNLTGYNDECVKSTPVNYFWYRETLNVTPDIEISGSLQWWLVICLASAWLVVYICFIKGIESMGKAVYVTSTFPYLVLTIFLIRGLTLPGATDGLVYLFTPDWEILKNPQVWLDAATQIFFSLSLAFGGLIAFSSYNAERNNCERDALLVGIINSATSLYGSISIFSILGFKANTAYNFCMEENILAVTNHFEFSDQNITVENYNHWIEYLTQTSPGELAKLDLRPCDLQTFLDQSASGTGLAFIVFTEAVIEMPGSQVWAILFFVMLFSLGLSSMFGTIEGVLNPMKDLKLMPKCIPNELSTAIMCLVAFLVALIFTMASGNYWVEIFNSYVGSVPLLIIAFIEIIGVAYIYGMRNFSDDIYFMTGKRPNIFWKACWMVISPLMLLVVLVSYVVVQAQKHPTYPAWNPDYELFPKTETKPYPDWVFAIIILLSVVPVISIPLVALYRLICCGIKKSSVRADLTPYYNDSFEAETPQHKNQRA; encoded by the exons AtgggcaaaacaaaaaactctgAAGTGGAGGAGAGACCCAAATGGGACAACAAGGTCCAGTACCTGCTGACGTGTATCGGCTTTGCTGTGGGACTTGGAAACATCTGGCGTTTTCCCTACCTGTGTCAAGTCTATGGAGGAG GTGCGTTCCTCATCCCCTACCTGATAGCGCTGGTGTTCGAGGGTCTCCCCCTGCTCTACCTGGAGCTGGCTATAGGACAGAGGCTCCGCAAGGGCAGCATCGGCGTCTGGAAAGCCATCTCACCAGTGCTGGGTGGAGTCG GCATCGCCTCCATGATAGTGTCATTCCTGGTGGCCCTGTTTTACAACACCATCCTGGCCTGGGTGCTCTGGTACTTCTTTCACTCTTTCCAGAACCCTCTGCCGTGGAGCCGGTGTCCACTGAATGACAACCTGACAG GTTATAATGACGAGTGTGTGAAGAGCACTCCAGTGAACTACTTCTGGTACCGTGAGACCCTGAACGTCACACCAGACATCGAGATCAGTGGCTCCCTGCAGTGGTGGCTGGTCATCTGTCTGGCCAGCGCCTGGTTAGTGGTCTACATCTGCTTCATCAAAGGCATCGAGTCCATGGGAAAG GCTGTGTATGTGACGTCCACATTTCCCTACCTGGTGCTGACTATCTTTCTGATCCGTGGCCTCACTCTGCCCGGAGCTACTGACGGACTGGTGTACCTCTTCACTCCTGAT TGGGAGATTCTGAAGAACCCTCAGGTGTGGCTGGACGCTGCCACTCAgatcttcttctctctgtctctggcgTTTGGAGGTCTCATAGCTTTCTCCAGCTACAACGCTGAGAG AAATAACTGTGAGAGGGACGCTCTCCTCGTGGGAATAATAAACAGTGCCACCTCGCTCTACGGCTCCATTTCCATCTTCTCCATCCTGGGATTTAAAGCAAACACTGCCTACAACTTCTGTATGGAGGA AAACATCTTGGCTGTGACCAACCACTTTGAGTTCTCAGACCAGAACATCACAGTGGAGAACTACAATCACTGGATTGAGTATCTAACTCAAACATCTCCAGGTGAGCTGGCCAAATTGGACCTGAGGCCCTGTGACCTGCAGACATTCCTCGACCAG AGCGCCTCAGGTACCGGCCTGGCATTCATTGTGTTCACTGAGGCAGTGATCGAGATGCCAGGCTCGCAGGTATGGGCCATACTGTTCTTCGTCATGCTCTTCAGCCTGGGCCTCTCCTCCATGTTTGGCACCATAGAAGGAGTCCTCAACCCCATGAAGGACCTTAAACTAATGCCCAAGTGCATCCCCAATGAGCTCTCAACCG CGATCATGTGCCTGGTCGCCTTCTTGGTAGCTCTCATCTTCACCATGGCGTCAGGAAACTACTGGGTGGAGATCTTCAACAGCTACGTGGGCTCTGTTCCTCTGCTCATCATCGCGTTCATCGAGATCATTGGAGTCGCTTATATCTATGGAATGAGAAA TTTCAGTGACGATATCTACTTCATGACTGGGAAGAGGCCCAACATCTTCTGGAAGGCGTGCTGGATGGTCATCAGTCCTTTGATGCTCCTGGTGGTGTTGGTTTCCTACGTGGTCGTCCAGGCACAGAAACACCCCACCTATCCTGCATGGAACCCAGACTAT GAACTGTTCCCAAAAACTGAAACCAAGCCCTACCCAGACTGGGTGTTtgccatcatcatcctcctctctgtagTACCTGTGATTTCCATCCCTCTGGTGGCTCTCTACAGACTCATCTGCTGTGGAATCAAGAAGTCGTCTGTTCGCGCCGACCTAACTCCCTACTACAACGACAGCTTTGAGGCTGAAACACCGCAACACAAGAACCAGAGAGCTTAA